The genomic stretch ATTTTTCGGCGATTGCTGATCTTGGCGGGTGAAGATGTGGGCATGGCTGATCCGCAGGCGATCGCCATTGTGAATGCCTGTGCCCAAGCCTTTGATCGAGTGGGGATGCCGGAGGGACGCTATCCCCTTGCCCACGCAACCCTATACCTAGCAACAGCTCCCAAATCGAATAGCGTGATGGGCTTTTTTGATGCGCTTGCTGCCGTGGAGCAGGAACGGGAAGACGATGTTCCCAACCATCTCCGGGATGCGAACCGGGACAAGAAGGGCTTTGGGCATGGGGCAGGCTATCTCTATCCCCATGCCTATCGCGATCACTGGGTGGAGCAGCAGTATTTACCCAAAAGCTTGCAGGGTCAGGTCTTTTACCAGCCTTCCAACCAGGGATACGAACGGCAGATTCAAACCCAGGTGGCACGTCGCCGCGAGGCTCAATTGGCTGCCATGCTCGATCGCACTAATTCTGATCGACCGGAAATTTTGACCTACAGTCCTGAGCAACCTGGAGTGGATCGGTGGCTTCAGCGAGCCCTAGACCAACGGGGAGATCAACTTGCCCAGGTGCGCGATCGCCTTTTTGCGCTCTACCCCATCCAGCGGCATCACGTCATCCTAGATTTGAATGCAGGTAGCGGTTTGCTAACCTGGGAAGCCGTCCGCCAAGTTCCCGAAGGTGGCGTATACGCCTGCGCTTGGACAGAGGCTACTGCCGAAGCATTGACGGAACAGGCGATCGCCCTCCCCGATCTGAGCCGTCCAACGGTCATTCAGTCTTCTATCACCGACTTAGCGCATGACCTAGGGAGCCAGTATCCAGCTCTGCGATTTGACGTGCTGATCGGGCACAATGTGCTGACTCGTGCATCGGACAAAGGGGCACTGGTGCGATCGCTCCTGCCTTTACTTCGAGCAAAAGGCGTGATTTTATTGGCAGAAACGATTCCTCGCCATACGCAACGATTGTATCAGTTGGTGGAGCGCGACCGCCTCAAGCCTCGCATCGTTAAGCGCTGGATAGAAGCAGAAGAGGCTATTTATGGGAACCCTGATGATCCGATGGTGAATTGGGATGAATCGGATTTAGAAGCAGTGATTCCGTCGGAGTTAGGAGCGATCGCCCTGTCAGTAGAGCATTCCACCACCTCGATTCAGATTACCCCTGCCCAACTCGATCGCTGGTTTCCACCCCAAAGCTCACCAAGCAATCAACGGCCTAGCTATGGCGAACACCTCGCCCAAACCCTTTCCCCGAAGGAGATTGAATCCATAGAACAGCTTCTCCGCGTCAGTCTGACCTATCAAACGGTATCCTGGACAAGTGCGATCGCCTACCTCACCATCCAAAACGCCTAACGCCGCAGGCTGTAGCTGAGGGTGTCTGGCAAATGATAGGCTGGGTGACTAGGTAAGTTCACACGTTGCAAAACTGCCTTCTCCGAATCTTTATGGCCTCTGGCGTTTCTAAGTCTCCCAAGACCTCATCTCGCACGTTTGACTGGTTTCCTTGGCTGTCCGTGATGGATCGCTACATCAGTCTAGAACTGCTGCTCCCATTCTTATTTGGGGTGGGGCTGTTCACGTCCCTGGGGATCTCTGTCGGCACCGTTTTTGAGCTAATCCGACGCATTGCCGATTCCAACTTAGGTCTGGGCGTTGCCATCAAGGTTTTGTTCCTGAATATGCCGCAGTTTGTGGCCTATTCTCTGCCAATGTCTACACTGCTGGCCTCGCTCATGGCCTACAATCGCTTGTCCAGCGACAGTGAATTAGTGGCTTTACGAAGCTGTGGGGTGAGTATTCGGCGAATGGTGCTCCCAGCCATTTTGCTAAGTTTAGTCGTCACGGGCATTATGTTTGTGTTCAACGAACAGATTGTGCCCCAGGCCAACCTCCAGGCCAAGCAGACCTTCGAGCGTGCCCTGGGTGATGAGCAGCCTACCTTTCAAGAACGCGACATCCTGTATCAGCAGTTTCAACCCGTGAAAGAGGATGACGGCAAGGTGCGCGATCAGCTCACGCGGCTGTTCTACGCCAAGGAGTTTAATGGCGAAAAGATGCGCGGAGTCACGATTCTAGACTTTAGCCGAGGGGATTTAAGCCAGATCGTTAGCGCCGAAACAGCCATTTGGAATCAGGCACAAGACACCTGGGATTTCTACAATGGCACCATTTATGCCGTGTCCAGTAGTGGTTCGTTTAGCAATATCATTCGGTTTCAACAACAGGAAATCCAGCTTCCGCGAACGCCGCTCGACATTGCGGAAAACAATC from Synechococcales cyanobacterium T60_A2020_003 encodes the following:
- a CDS encoding LptF/LptG family permease, which produces MASGVSKSPKTSSRTFDWFPWLSVMDRYISLELLLPFLFGVGLFTSLGISVGTVFELIRRIADSNLGLGVAIKVLFLNMPQFVAYSLPMSTLLASLMAYNRLSSDSELVALRSCGVSIRRMVLPAILLSLVVTGIMFVFNEQIVPQANLQAKQTFERALGDEQPTFQERDILYQQFQPVKEDDGKVRDQLTRLFYAKEFNGEKMRGVTILDFSRGDLSQIVSAETAIWNQAQDTWDFYNGTIYAVSSSGSFSNIIRFQQQEIQLPRTPLDIAENNLDYDEMNIAQARKELALLEKTGNDAKIREMQVRIQQKWALPFACLVMGLVGSVLGTKPKRAGRATSFAISVLIIFSYYLLFSITGAIAETGTISPFLGAWLPNLLGIGIGGLLLMNASN
- a CDS encoding AAA family ATPase: MDLFDQHRQMLIAQEAPLAARMRPRTLDEFIGQDAIIGQGRLLRRAIQADQLSSLIFYGPPGTGKTTLAQIIANTTRAHFIPINAVLAGVKEIREAIATAQDRRGMHGQRTILFVDEVHRFNKAQQDALLPWVENGTVILIGATTENPYFEVNKALVSRSRLFQLKPLNEDDLRQVVRQTLSDGDRGYGQRSIQLDKDALDHLVNVANGDARALLNALELAVETTPPTDGTIHISLTVAEESIQQRAVLYDKEGDVHFDTISAFIKSVRGSDPDAALYWLARMVYAGEDPRFIFRRLLILAGEDVGMADPQAIAIVNACAQAFDRVGMPEGRYPLAHATLYLATAPKSNSVMGFFDALAAVEQEREDDVPNHLRDANRDKKGFGHGAGYLYPHAYRDHWVEQQYLPKSLQGQVFYQPSNQGYERQIQTQVARRREAQLAAMLDRTNSDRPEILTYSPEQPGVDRWLQRALDQRGDQLAQVRDRLFALYPIQRHHVILDLNAGSGLLTWEAVRQVPEGGVYACAWTEATAEALTEQAIALPDLSRPTVIQSSITDLAHDLGSQYPALRFDVLIGHNVLTRASDKGALVRSLLPLLRAKGVILLAETIPRHTQRLYQLVERDRLKPRIVKRWIEAEEAIYGNPDDPMVNWDESDLEAVIPSELGAIALSVEHSTTSIQITPAQLDRWFPPQSSPSNQRPSYGEHLAQTLSPKEIESIEQLLRVSLTYQTVSWTSAIAYLTIQNA